One Halolamina litorea genomic window carries:
- the ncsA gene encoding tRNA 2-thiolation protein NcsA has translation MDCDRCGADAVMHAAYSGAHLCERHLSRSVEKRVRRRIREDDLIGADATPDDPETWVIGLSGGKDSVVLTEILAETFGEDPRIELVALSIHEGIEGYRDESLAASEELTADLDIAHEVVGYEEEFGVRMDDVVEDDPENMAPCAYCGVFRRDLLEDYAEQLGADKLLTGHNLDDEAQTALMNFLEGDVKQVAKHFDASIGGFEDRAESEAFVPRAKPLRDIPEKEVALYAHLNDLPAHITECPHASEAYRGEIQELLLKLEENHPGTRHSIMAGYEELAELASDAYDDGDEATALGECERCGSTTSGDVCRKCRLLASMEAV, from the coding sequence ATGGACTGCGACCGCTGTGGCGCCGACGCGGTGATGCACGCCGCCTACTCCGGCGCCCACCTCTGTGAGCGACACCTCTCCCGGTCCGTCGAGAAGCGGGTGCGACGGCGCATCCGCGAGGACGACCTCATCGGCGCCGACGCGACCCCCGACGACCCCGAGACGTGGGTGATCGGCCTCTCCGGGGGGAAAGACTCGGTCGTCCTCACGGAGATCCTGGCCGAGACGTTCGGCGAGGACCCCCGGATCGAGTTGGTCGCGCTGTCGATCCACGAGGGAATCGAGGGCTACCGCGACGAGTCGCTGGCGGCGAGCGAGGAACTCACCGCCGACCTCGACATCGCCCACGAGGTCGTCGGCTACGAGGAGGAGTTCGGCGTCCGCATGGACGACGTGGTCGAGGACGACCCCGAGAACATGGCGCCGTGTGCCTACTGTGGGGTCTTCCGCCGTGACCTGCTGGAGGACTACGCCGAGCAGTTGGGCGCCGACAAACTACTGACGGGCCACAACCTCGACGACGAGGCCCAGACGGCGCTGATGAACTTCCTCGAGGGCGACGTGAAGCAGGTCGCCAAACACTTCGACGCCTCCATCGGCGGCTTCGAGGACCGGGCCGAGAGCGAGGCGTTCGTCCCACGGGCGAAGCCCCTGCGGGACATCCCCGAGAAGGAGGTGGCGCTGTACGCCCACCTGAACGATCTGCCGGCCCACATCACCGAGTGCCCCCACGCCAGCGAGGCGTATCGGGGCGAGATTCAGGAACTGCTCCTCAAACTGGAGGAGAACCATCCCGGGACGCGACACTCGATCATGGCGGGCTACGAGGAGCTGGCGGAGTTGGCCTCCGACGCCTACGACGACGGCGACGAGGCGACCGCTCTGGGCGAGTGTGAACGCTGTGGCTCGACGACGTCGGGGGACGTCTGCCGGAAGTGCCGGCTGCTGGCGTCGATGGAAGCGGTGTAA
- a CDS encoding heavy metal translocating P-type ATPase: protein MSDETRKEHIRVRGMSCANCSDTVESAVSGLEGVESASVNFATDEASIEYDPETTSLSAVVDAIEDSGYTPEIEKRTIAVQGMSCANCSEAVGSALERTPGVVDASVNFATDEAIVRYNPETVDIRTLYDAIEQSGYEPVRQGEDDDGDDGPSEADKQLRLFGFGLVLSVPILVLAVGGNLFPNVVPGSLFGVDDLWYQFGLGLIVQAVVGKQYYENAYRAVVNNRSANMDVLVAMGSTAAFLYSTTVLFGALEGGHYFDTAAFILLFVTAGNYLEARSKSQASSAIRELLSLEVDTATRITDDGEEEVPLREVEAGDRLKVRPGESIPTDGVVESGESAVDESMVTGESVPVEKAPGDEVVGGTVNENGLLTVEATKVGEETALRQIVRTVKEAQATQPDIQRLADRVSARFVPAVIANALLWGLLWFLFPETLAGVARALPVLDMVGGGPTAAGGTVAVGEFAIIAFTSAVVIACPCAVGLASPAATMVGTALGAKNGILFSGGDVLEHTRNIDTMVFDKTGTLTHGEMTLTDVVAVGNDARPDGGALADREDEDAGPDTGDETELLSLAASAESGSEHPIGEAIVAGAEERGVELSDPEDFENVPGHGLRATVRGKRVVIGNRDLLARDDVAAGPLADRAEQLEGDGKTAVLVSVDGELAGVLAVADEVKESARQAVSALDDRGTAVHMLTGDNERTARAVAREVGIDEANVRAGVKPEEKAATVEELSESGTVGMVGDGVNDAPALAAAAVGMAIGSGTDVAIEAGDVTLMSSDPMDAVRAIRISEGTISKIKQNLFWALAYNTAMVPLASLALIQPIYAAGAMSFSSFSVLLNSIAFRAYDAEEPYKFLGLFR, encoded by the coding sequence ATGAGTGACGAGACACGAAAAGAACACATCCGCGTCCGCGGGATGTCCTGTGCGAACTGTTCGGACACCGTCGAGAGCGCGGTCTCCGGGCTCGAGGGCGTCGAGTCGGCGTCGGTGAACTTCGCCACCGACGAGGCGTCGATCGAGTACGACCCCGAGACGACCTCGCTGTCGGCGGTCGTCGATGCCATCGAGGACTCGGGCTACACCCCCGAGATCGAGAAGCGAACGATCGCCGTCCAGGGGATGTCCTGTGCGAACTGCTCGGAGGCCGTCGGGAGCGCCCTCGAACGGACTCCCGGCGTCGTCGACGCCTCGGTGAACTTCGCCACCGACGAAGCCATCGTCCGGTACAACCCCGAGACCGTCGATATCCGGACGCTGTACGACGCGATCGAACAGTCCGGCTACGAGCCGGTCCGGCAAGGTGAGGACGACGACGGCGATGACGGCCCGAGCGAGGCCGACAAACAGCTCCGGCTGTTCGGCTTCGGGCTGGTCCTCTCGGTGCCGATCCTGGTGCTGGCAGTCGGGGGGAACCTCTTCCCGAACGTCGTTCCCGGCTCGCTGTTCGGGGTCGACGACCTCTGGTACCAGTTCGGCCTCGGCCTGATCGTGCAGGCGGTCGTCGGCAAGCAGTACTACGAGAACGCCTACCGCGCGGTGGTCAACAACCGCAGCGCGAACATGGACGTGCTCGTGGCGATGGGCTCGACGGCGGCCTTCCTCTACTCGACGACCGTGCTGTTCGGCGCGCTCGAGGGGGGCCACTACTTCGACACCGCGGCGTTCATCCTCCTGTTCGTCACCGCGGGCAACTACCTCGAAGCCCGCTCGAAGTCACAGGCCTCCTCGGCGATCCGTGAGCTACTGAGCCTGGAGGTCGACACCGCGACCCGGATCACCGACGACGGCGAGGAGGAAGTGCCCCTGCGTGAGGTCGAGGCCGGCGACCGGCTGAAGGTCCGGCCCGGCGAGAGCATCCCGACCGACGGCGTCGTCGAGTCCGGCGAGTCGGCCGTCGACGAGTCGATGGTCACCGGCGAGTCCGTGCCCGTCGAGAAGGCACCCGGCGACGAGGTCGTCGGCGGCACGGTCAACGAGAACGGCCTGCTGACGGTCGAGGCGACGAAGGTCGGCGAGGAGACCGCCCTCCGGCAGATCGTCCGGACGGTGAAGGAGGCCCAAGCGACCCAGCCAGACATCCAGCGGCTCGCCGACCGGGTGTCGGCGCGGTTCGTCCCGGCGGTCATCGCCAACGCGCTGCTGTGGGGGCTGCTGTGGTTCCTGTTCCCCGAGACGCTCGCGGGGGTCGCCCGAGCGCTGCCCGTCCTCGATATGGTCGGGGGCGGCCCGACGGCCGCCGGCGGCACCGTCGCCGTCGGCGAGTTCGCGATCATCGCGTTCACCAGCGCGGTCGTCATCGCCTGCCCCTGTGCGGTGGGGCTGGCTTCGCCCGCGGCGACGATGGTCGGCACCGCACTGGGGGCGAAAAACGGGATCCTGTTCTCGGGCGGCGACGTGCTCGAACACACCCGGAACATCGACACGATGGTGTTCGACAAGACGGGGACGCTGACCCACGGCGAGATGACGCTGACCGACGTGGTCGCGGTCGGCAACGACGCCCGCCCCGACGGCGGTGCGCTGGCTGACCGCGAGGACGAGGACGCTGGGCCCGACACCGGCGACGAGACCGAACTGCTCTCGCTCGCCGCCAGCGCCGAGTCCGGCAGCGAACACCCCATCGGCGAGGCCATCGTCGCCGGCGCCGAGGAGCGCGGCGTCGAACTCTCGGACCCCGAGGACTTCGAGAACGTCCCCGGCCACGGCCTGCGTGCGACGGTCCGGGGCAAGCGCGTCGTCATCGGCAACCGCGACCTGCTGGCCCGCGACGACGTGGCGGCAGGCCCGCTCGCCGACCGCGCCGAGCAACTGGAGGGTGACGGGAAGACCGCCGTCCTCGTGAGCGTCGACGGCGAGCTCGCCGGCGTGCTCGCGGTCGCCGACGAGGTCAAGGAGTCGGCCCGGCAGGCCGTGAGCGCCCTCGACGACCGCGGTACGGCGGTCCACATGCTGACCGGCGACAACGAGCGGACCGCCCGCGCGGTCGCCCGCGAGGTCGGCATCGACGAGGCGAACGTCCGGGCGGGCGTCAAGCCCGAGGAGAAGGCCGCGACCGTCGAGGAACTCTCCGAATCGGGCACCGTCGGCATGGTCGGCGACGGCGTCAACGACGCCCCCGCGCTGGCCGCCGCGGCGGTCGGCATGGCGATCGGTTCGGGGACCGACGTGGCCATCGAGGCCGGCGACGTGACGCTGATGAGCAGCGACCCGATGGACGCCGTGCGCGCCATCCGCATCTCGGAGGGGACGATCTCGAAGATCAAGCAGAACCTCTTCTGGGCGCTGGCGTACAACACGGCGATGGTGCCGCTTGCGAGTCTCGCGCTGATCCAGCCGATCTACGCGGCGGGCGCGATGTCGTTCTCCAGTTTCTCGGTGCTGCTCAACAGCATCGCCTTCCGGGCCTACGACGCCGAGGAACCCTACAAGTTCCTCGGGCTGTTCCGGTAG
- a CDS encoding transcription initiation factor IIB — MSTNTTHRETEVERAETEEEHHCPECGGSLNTDEAQAETVCADCGLVVDEDAIDRGPEWRAFDAGEKDQKSRVGAPTTKMMHDDGLSTNIGWQNKDAYGNSLSASQREKMQRLRTWNERFRTRDHKERNLKQALGEIDRMASALGLPENVRETASVIYRQALNKDLLPGRSIEGIATASLHAAARMGNVPRSLDEMSAVSRVDQATFKRAYRYIVRELKLEIQPADPLEYLPRFASELELDDETERRARELLETAKRQNVHSGKSPVGLAAAAIYAAGVLTNNALTQSEVSAATDMSEVTIRNRYQELLQAAESGRAAAA, encoded by the coding sequence ATGAGTACCAATACGACCCACCGCGAGACCGAAGTGGAACGGGCAGAGACCGAAGAGGAACACCACTGCCCCGAGTGCGGTGGTTCCCTGAACACCGACGAGGCACAGGCAGAGACCGTCTGTGCTGACTGTGGCCTCGTCGTCGACGAGGACGCGATCGACCGCGGGCCCGAGTGGCGTGCGTTCGACGCCGGCGAGAAAGACCAGAAGTCCCGCGTCGGTGCCCCAACGACGAAGATGATGCACGACGACGGGCTGTCGACCAACATCGGCTGGCAGAACAAGGACGCCTACGGCAACAGCCTCTCGGCCAGCCAGCGCGAGAAGATGCAGCGCCTCCGAACGTGGAACGAGCGCTTCCGCACCCGCGACCACAAGGAGCGGAACCTCAAGCAGGCGCTGGGTGAGATCGACCGGATGGCCTCCGCGCTCGGCCTCCCGGAGAACGTCCGTGAGACCGCGTCGGTGATCTACCGACAGGCGCTGAACAAGGACCTGCTCCCCGGCCGCTCGATCGAGGGGATCGCCACCGCGAGCCTCCACGCCGCGGCCCGGATGGGGAACGTCCCCCGAAGCCTCGACGAGATGAGCGCCGTCTCCCGCGTCGATCAGGCGACGTTCAAGCGGGCCTACCGCTACATCGTCCGGGAGCTCAAACTCGAGATCCAGCCCGCCGACCCGCTCGAGTACCTCCCGCGGTTCGCCAGCGAACTCGAACTCGACGACGAGACCGAGCGCCGCGCCCGGGAGCTCCTCGAGACGGCGAAGCGCCAGAACGTCCACTCGGGCAAGTCCCCCGTCGGGCTCGCCGCGGCGGCGATCTACGCCGCGGGCGTGCTGACGAACAACGCGCTCACGCAGTCGGAGGTCAGCGCGGCCACCGACATGAGCGAAGTCACCATCCGGAACCGGTACCAGGAACTCCTCCAGGCCGCCGAGTCCGGCCGCGCGGCCGCGGCCTGA
- the ubaA gene encoding SAMP-activating enzyme E1 codes for MTDLSLDATQLDRYSRHIILDDVGPEGQKRLLEGSALVIGAGGLGAPVIQYLAAAGVGRLGIVDDDVVERSNLQRQIIHRDADVGRAKAESAAEFVADLNPDVDVEAMQRRIAPEEARKLVADYDVVVDCTDNFPTRYMLNDACRIEGVPLCHGAIYKFEGQVTTLTPDGPCYRCLFPEAPEPGTVPDCATTGVLGVLPGTVGCLQATEAVKVLLGLGETLSGRLLFYDARELSFETVPYRQNPDCPVCGDDGIDDLAGVDYADGCAVASD; via the coding sequence ATGACCGACCTCTCGCTGGACGCGACGCAGTTGGACCGCTACTCCCGGCACATCATCCTCGACGACGTGGGACCGGAGGGCCAAAAGCGCCTGCTGGAGGGCAGCGCGCTCGTCATCGGCGCCGGGGGCCTCGGCGCGCCGGTGATCCAGTACCTCGCGGCCGCGGGCGTGGGACGGCTCGGTATCGTCGACGACGACGTGGTCGAGCGCTCGAACCTCCAGCGCCAGATCATCCACCGCGACGCCGACGTGGGGCGGGCGAAAGCGGAAAGCGCCGCGGAGTTCGTCGCCGACCTCAACCCCGACGTGGACGTCGAAGCCATGCAGCGCCGGATCGCCCCCGAGGAGGCCCGCAAACTGGTCGCCGACTACGACGTGGTCGTCGACTGCACCGACAACTTCCCCACGCGGTACATGCTCAACGACGCCTGCCGGATCGAGGGCGTCCCGCTCTGTCACGGGGCGATCTACAAGTTCGAGGGGCAGGTGACGACCCTCACCCCCGACGGCCCCTGCTACCGCTGTCTGTTCCCCGAGGCACCCGAACCCGGCACGGTCCCGGACTGTGCGACGACCGGCGTCCTCGGCGTGCTCCCGGGGACCGTCGGCTGCCTGCAGGCCACTGAAGCCGTGAAAGTGCTGCTCGGGCTGGGTGAGACGCTCTCGGGGCGGCTGCTGTTCTACGACGCCCGGGAGCTCTCCTTCGAGACTGTCCCCTACCGACAGAACCCCGACTGCCCAGTCTGTGGCGACGACGGCATCGACGACCTCGCGGGCGTCGACTACGCGGATGGCTGTGCAGTGGCGAGCGACTGA
- a CDS encoding NADP-dependent oxidoreductase, producing the protein MVTTERYFLAERPQGRPDDDTFDRRTVELDDPGAGEVLVKISYLSVDPYMRGRMAAGESYADPWGVDEPLEGAAVGEVVDEAGTEFEAGDTVVGNMSWSEYHIADAAGLQRIETGALPVSTALGVLGMPGRTAYFGTREVLEPKAGDTVVVSAAAGAVGSVVGQLAKLQGATVVGFAGSDEKCEVVEEEFGFDACINYKSTDDYVEALAEAAPEGVDGYFDNVGGPITDAVFTHLNVDATVAVCGQIALYNAEEMPTGPRKLGKVIETRATVEGLLVGDFAPRFEEASADLAEWVAAGDIQYRESVVEGIENAPDAFLGLFEGENIGKQVVKVSD; encoded by the coding sequence ATGGTCACGACAGAACGCTACTTCCTCGCTGAGCGACCCCAAGGTCGGCCCGACGACGACACCTTCGACCGCCGAACGGTCGAACTCGACGACCCCGGCGCCGGCGAGGTGCTCGTGAAGATCAGCTATCTCTCGGTCGACCCCTACATGCGCGGCCGGATGGCCGCCGGCGAGTCTTACGCCGACCCGTGGGGGGTCGACGAACCGCTCGAAGGCGCCGCTGTCGGCGAAGTCGTCGACGAGGCCGGCACGGAGTTCGAGGCCGGCGACACCGTCGTCGGCAACATGTCCTGGTCGGAGTACCACATCGCCGACGCCGCCGGCCTCCAGCGCATCGAGACCGGCGCACTCCCCGTCTCAACGGCGCTGGGCGTGCTCGGAATGCCCGGCCGCACGGCCTACTTCGGCACGCGTGAGGTCCTCGAACCGAAAGCGGGCGACACCGTCGTCGTCAGCGCCGCCGCGGGCGCGGTCGGTTCGGTCGTCGGCCAGCTCGCGAAGCTACAGGGTGCAACGGTCGTCGGCTTCGCCGGCAGCGACGAGAAGTGCGAGGTCGTCGAGGAGGAGTTCGGCTTCGACGCCTGTATCAACTACAAATCGACCGACGACTACGTCGAGGCGCTCGCCGAAGCCGCCCCGGAAGGCGTCGACGGCTACTTCGACAACGTCGGCGGCCCGATCACCGACGCCGTGTTCACGCACCTGAACGTCGACGCCACCGTCGCGGTCTGTGGGCAGATCGCGCTCTACAACGCCGAGGAGATGCCCACCGGCCCCCGAAAGCTCGGGAAGGTCATCGAGACCCGTGCGACCGTCGAGGGGCTGCTCGTCGGCGACTTCGCACCGCGGTTCGAGGAGGCCAGCGCCGACCTCGCCGAGTGGGTCGCCGCCGGCGACATTCAGTACCGCGAGAGCGTCGTCGAGGGGATCGAGAACGCCCCCGACGCCTTCCTCGGACTGTTCGAGGGCGAGAACATCGGGAAGCAGGTCGTGAAAGTCAGCGACTGA
- a CDS encoding 50S ribosomal protein L15e — protein MARSFYSHIKDAWKEPGDGKLAELQWQRKQEWRTQGAIERIERPTRLDKARELGYKAKQGIVVVRVAVRKGGARKRRHKAGRRSKRQGVNRIGRRTSIQRIGEERASRKYPNLRVMNSYWVGEDGSQKWFEAILVDPEHAAIQNDDDLNWICDDSHTGRAFRGLTNAGRSNRGLRTRGKGAEKVRPSIAAGNRGGK, from the coding sequence ATGGCACGAAGTTTCTACTCCCACATCAAGGACGCGTGGAAGGAGCCGGGCGACGGCAAGCTCGCCGAGCTCCAGTGGCAGCGAAAGCAGGAGTGGCGCACCCAGGGCGCCATCGAGCGCATCGAGCGCCCGACCCGCCTCGACAAGGCCCGCGAACTCGGCTACAAGGCCAAGCAGGGCATCGTCGTGGTCCGCGTCGCCGTCCGCAAGGGCGGGGCCCGGAAGCGCCGACACAAGGCCGGCCGGCGTTCGAAGCGACAGGGCGTCAACCGCATCGGTCGCCGGACCTCCATCCAGCGCATCGGTGAGGAGCGCGCATCCCGGAAGTACCCCAACCTCCGCGTGATGAACTCCTACTGGGTCGGTGAGGACGGCTCGCAGAAGTGGTTCGAGGCCATCCTCGTGGACCCCGAACACGCCGCGATCCAGAACGACGACGACCTCAACTGGATCTGCGACGACTCCCACACCGGCCGCGCGTTCCGCGGCCTGACCAACGCCGGCAGGTCCAACCGTGGGCTTCGCACCCGCGGCAAGGGTGCCGAGAAGGTCCGCCCGAGCATCGCGGCGGGCAACCGCGGCGGCAAGTAA